Below is a genomic region from Candidatus Polarisedimenticolia bacterium.
CAACGCCTTCATGGAGGAGCTCAACCGCCTCCTCGGCCAGCGCAAATCGTGACGTCATCCGATTCCATGCGGGATCGGGCAAGAGGCCGAACACGAACACCAGTCGGCCTGCGGGCGGGTTCTGCGGCGCTCCACCCGGTGGGTCCAGCAGGCTGCCGACTGTCTGGAAAGCGCCCAGGGATGCGTCTTTGGAGCGCCCGGAGCAAGCAGCCGCGAGCCGACGTCCTTCATTGTTGAAACATAAGGAGATCCCCACATCCCTACCGCCTTGCACCCCACTCCCGCCATCATTATATTAGCGGCGAATTCCTGAGGGCCCGTGGCCATGGAACCCTTCCGACCCTTCTTCGAGCTGAACCGGATCCAGAACGAAATCAACCGATTGTTCGAGCAGATCTCCGACGTGGAGCCCGGCCGCGCCAGCACCGGATCGTGGACCCCCAACGTGGATCTCTACGAGTCGGGCAACGACCTGGTCGTCAAGCTGGAGCTCCAAGGCGTCGAACCGAGCAGCGTCAAGCTGTCGGTGAACGGCAACAACCTGATCGTCCAGGGGGACAAGCCGCGCATCGATCCGCCGCCCGGCGCCAAGTTCCATTGCCTGGAG
It encodes:
- a CDS encoding Hsp20/alpha crystallin family protein; this translates as MEPFRPFFELNRIQNEINRLFEQISDVEPGRASTGSWTPNVDLYESGNDLVVKLELQGVEPSSVKLSVNGNNLIVQGDKPRIDPPPGAKFHCLERGFGTFRRVIRLGVPINTHKAKTEYRDGLLIVAFPKVPNRRGEEVAIPIQVSE